A region of the Gopherus flavomarginatus isolate rGopFla2 chromosome 3, rGopFla2.mat.asm, whole genome shotgun sequence genome:
cagagcagactaatgcatgttcatttccatcatctgagtcaaatcccaccagcagaaagttgatttttcttttttggcggTTCCGATTCTGTAGTTTtagcatctgagtgttgctcttttaagatgagtgtcatcagcatggaagcacgtacTCTGGAATGGTAgtggaagcatgaaggagcatacaaatgtttagcatatccggcatgtaaataccttgcagtgccggctacaaaagtgccatacaaatgcctgttctcactttctagtgacattgtaaataataagcGAGCAGCATGGTctcatgtaaatgtaaacaaacttgtttttcttagttattggctgaacaagaagtaggctctgaagttttacgttgttttgtttttgagtgcagttatgtaacaaaaaatctacatttgtaagtgcacaacagtacttgtatgaggtgaattgaaaaatactgtttcttttgttttttacagtgcaaatatttgtaataaaaataaagtgagtactgtacactttgtattctgtgttgtaatagaaatcaatatatttgaaaatgtagaaaaacatctaaaatatttaatttcaattagtataatgtttaacagtgcgattaattcgtgattaatttttttgaggttaatcatgtgagttaactgcaattaatcgacagccctactattTAATATTAAAGTAAAATACGCAGTtttttattcattaaaaataaaacctgttaGTGCAATGTTTAAGGTTACACAGGTAACAATTTAAAATCCAGGAAACACAAAAGCTGTTGGAAGTTTAGAAGTTCTGGGTGTACTAAAGTTATAAATTTAACTTTTAATCTTGTATGAAATCAGTGTTGTGCATTCAGCTTCTTAATTTTGTTTCTAAGTGCAAGGGATTAATGCCTGTGCTACTTAATGTTAAACATTTTAATACTCCCAGTTAAAGTTGTCAATACAACAGAATGTGATCTTCCAAGAGAGAGTGGGTTGGGTGGGAGTGAGTTTGTCCtatctttgctgctgctgctgctgcttggctgGAAACAATTTTCtggaaggccttgtctacacaagaaagtTTTTACAAGTTATATTGGTACAATTAATTTCTTTCCAGCTGCTGTTTTTAATTCTGTACTGAATGTTAAGGAAGGCAATCTGAGAACTTTTACTGTTGGTTGGTTTCCTTCCTGATAACTGAGATTGGAGAATCTCTTGTTTGAAGTGTGTGCTTCATTCTAGCAAGACACATACATATTTCTCTGTTGGTTTAAGTTTGTGCAGGAAGTgccatttaaaaaaccaaaacaatactAACTGCAGGTATTACATTTAACAGAATATTTACCATTTTGTGTCTATACAAAGTTAAATACAGTGAAATGAacatccttttttttaaaatagtgctCACTGTCCAATGGAGATGATGCATCTATTTTACAGAAGGTTCTTGATCagctataaataataataataaaaaaaaggaggtggggggaaagctTTGTCTGAGTCTCTATTGGTAAATCTGTAATTGATTAAGCTTTTTCAGGGGGGTGGAGTTTTGGAGACGAAGGTGGGTTTGAGTTGGCTTCAGTATTGTTCACAATATAAGGATATCAAGTACATAACCCATAACTTTACTTAATTATACACTTGTTccactttttttcctcttccaggCTGTTGGATTATGTCATGTGTGAATACCGTAGTGAAGGATGGTGGACTCTCCTTACTTCCATATTGACCACAGCTCTCAAATGTTCTTACCTCATGGCACACTTAAAAGATTACATTACTTACTCTCTAGAGCTGTTGGGTAGAGGTATCCTTTAAAGAAGCGTATCTCATGCCTACTAGTTGTTATGGTAATTTTGAGTCTTCAACCTTGGCACAAATCATTGTGCCAATCACATACCTTACATTAGATCAAATGCATGCCAGTGTAAGGggtgcaattccattgactttggagTTGAACCATCTTATGCCACAGCTGATTTTGGTCCCATATTTCTAACATAGAACTTGAACATCTTGCTCTTCAGTTTAAGGCACTGTCAAGTTTAGGAGTGAACTGGAGCACACTGTAAAGTTTAAGAGTGAATTGGGGTTAGAGAAGATGAAATGCATATGATATTCTTAAAATGAGGCCAAAAACTGCATAACTAGAATAGTGCATCGAATGCAATATTACAAAGATGTTAACCAGTTGAAAATAAACTTAGTAAAACATAACCATAGACAGAGGCTTACTCCCTTTGTGATAGCCTAGCTAAGACTACTTACTTGGCTCACTCCGACCACACAAAAGCAAGCCAGCACAACCTCCTCCAGGAGGGGTAAGTGAGagctttaatatttaaataaaaggtaTCGATGACCAAATATATAAATGTTACTTTTTAACTCCTAGCCAACTAGTGCATGGTAGCTACACTGGAATAATCCAAACTTGATGTGTAGTTTTAGTCTCTTGGATTCATATTAACTTGATCTCATTAACTGTTACCCTATCTTTTCCTGTGCTTCAAGGGACAATGTCCTTCTGCTGTCAATACACTTGTTTTATATCTCTTCTCAGCTGCCATTTTCAGTCTTATCAGAGCCTGTTGCTTCCACTACTACAAAGCATTCTGCTTGTACTTATAAGCAGAAACTACATGAGACCATTGGCAATACTTGGAGAGGAAATTGCTCCCTTCATAGATTATTACGTTATTCTCTTTGGAGTTTTTCCTCCTTGTAAGCTATAAAATACTTCATGTACCAGAGTTTGGAAACAGAAGTTTATTTTGCCACAATTCAGTGTCTTCCTATTGGCTGAGGTGAGAATAAGAGGAAAGACAAAATGGATAGAAAATATTAAGTAATGGAATTTGTATTTGGAAATACCAAAGTTCTCAGGAAAGTGTTGCATGGAAGTGGTAGATTTTTGAAGATGAATGCTTTCGGTGTCTTAGTTCAGGGACTAACTTTCTCTTAATGATGAAAGATTGGGATTCTCCTGGTTTTGTAGTTTGCTTTCCTTAATTCTGTTCATTAGCATCCACTTTAAAAGAGGACCAGAAGTCTCGGATAGAAAAGAACCTGATTAAAGTTCTTATGGTAAGTAAGTAGAATTTAGCTTGCTTGAAATGTGTTCAAAAGATTTTTCAATATCAGATTAAATCTTTATTTTATAACCTTCTATCTGGGTATAGAATGAGAGCCCAGATCCAGAACCTGATTGTGATGCTTCTGCTGTGAAAGCTTCACAGAAGCTGTGGACTGACCGCATTTCCCTAGCAGGCAGCAATATTTTTACAATAGAAGTTCAAGATTTTGTACCATTTGGTAAGTCgcaaagattttaaaacataGTTATGTCCCGATAAATTATACTTTGGTGTTTGTAAATTGCACTCATTTGCTGTAAATGCCACTGAGGAGGAATAAATATGCAAAACATGTTCTAACTGCCAGCGTTTAGAGCTTGTGGCAACAAATCCATTTCTTCTTTATCTACATCACTGGGGTGGGAGGATGGTGAGAAAATCGAaattacattttttccctttctccttctCCCAAATGCGATGTGGATGTAGTTGGTACAAAAACAGTTTGAGAGCCCTGTCTTAGGAAGAATCCTCTGAGCTGCAACTGGCCCAGTGAAGGCCTAACATACAATGGAAGAAAGAGAAAGTTCTGCTGAGAGAGGATGCTGTACCTCTGAAACAGAACTCCCCAGGGACGGAAACAAGGATATGTACTAGCTTAAACCCCACAAATACAAGGGAATATGGGGAAGGCATTAGCAGCTGCATaattgcagtgaaagtgttctgcTGAACTTCTGTCCCCTTGTGTCTCCCAAAGCCCTGTGTAGGTCCCCAGTATTACCTAGCTTCATGTAGGAAGGCAGTATTTTAACCTTGGTATATTTATGAATAGATGGAACTAAAAGATTGTTCTGTgtagatgcatctgacgaagtgggtattcacccatgaaagctcatgctccaaaacgtctgttagtctataaggtgccacaggattctttgctgcttttacagatccagactaacatggctacccctctgatatctctGTAGATGTGTCATGTACAAGGTATACCCAGGAAGTGGGAGTTCATGGTGGAGTTCAGTTTTCCAGCTTCACAGTCTTATCAACTTAACGAagaccttttttgttttaaattttagtGCAATGCAAAGCAAAGTTTCTTGCTCCAAGTTTTCACGTTGATGTTCCTGTTGAGTTCGATATTTACTTGAAAGCTGATTGTCCTCATccaatcaggttttctaaactatGTGTCGGCTTCAATAACCAGGTAACTATGTTATATATGTGTGATCATCTGTtggggaaggttaatttctcaTAATGGGTCTTATTATAACCTTGCAGCTTCATTATACTTTTCCAGTTTATTGAAAAAGGGacacttttcctttatttttctgtTAGTGTTTTCTTCTCTGTCAGTCTTCTACTGAGGACTATACTGATTTAATAAAAACATCACTGATTTAGTAGAGACAACAATACAGCTTTTTGTCTCCTTGTGGTACTAATAAAACAACACTTTTGAaattaaacctatttaaaatcATCTAGAATTACAAATAAGACTTTCTATATGTTACATTAACTAGGATAATTGCACTTTAATTACTGCAAAGTGCAATTAGTCAGTACTATTGAGACTACTTGTTAGAGGAAACTTTTTATCCTATATAAACTTGTATCTATCAGTTGCCTAAATACATTAATTGTTCACTGGTATGACAAGCAGAGAGCTCTAACAGGATTTCAACTTTAGTCCAGTAACACAGATTGTCAACATTCATTATATAGATAATATATTCTCAGCAATAGGATAACTTACTTTTTCTTACTTGCTATAGGAATATAATCAGTACTGTGTAGTAGAAGAAGCATATCAGAAAAGTGACGTTCTGGAATATTCATCCCAGGGACCAGTGTGCCTAGTCCCGGGTAAAACAAGAAAGTTCACTTTCAAATTTGTTGCAAAAAGTGAAGATGTGGGAAAGAAGATTGAGGTTAGTTATCTAGATTCACAGGTTTGGCTCATCAAGCTCAAAATTGCAAGGTTGACTGCAGTTCTTTACTAGTTAGTAATGTCACCATATTGTGtgtatttaaatataatttgtttTGTAAATAGCATTACAAGATTGGCACCCACCTCAAAAAACTGAGTAGAAAAAAGGACAGGAGGGAATGAAAAATACCAAGAGCTTCATAttaaaggagtgtgtgtgtgtgtgtgtgtgtgtgtgtgtgtgtgtgtgtgtgtgtgtgtgtgtgtgtgtgtgtgtgtgtacacagaaaTATGTCTGCACACATGCATTCCCATACTGCCACAGTTGCTTAAGTGAAACTGCCTGGACTGTAGAGCCAGTGTGTTGAGATTTTAATCTCCTGTGCTGCAAGCAGTTTTAGGGGTATGTATGTATGTTGtatgtaaagtgtgtgtgtgtgtgtgtgtgtactgcaaAATgactggaggaggggggaaaaaagttgtATTTGAATAAACATGTTTCAGATCACCTCTGTGGATTTAATCCTGGGCACCGAAACTGGCAGATGCGTGATTCTGAATTGgcgtggaggaggaggagatgctgcTTCATCTCAAGAAGCGTTGCAGGCAGCTCGCTCCTTCAAACGGCAACCTAAACTTCCAGATAATGAGGTTCATTGGGACAGCCTGACTATTCAGGCAAACACTATGTAAGTAAAAGTTTAAAATGCATAATGGTGAATATCAAAAATATCTCCCATATGTATTGGagctttgtaaaataaataaaaactaaaacGTACATTTTTGAACAAAAATAAGTAGCTCTTAAGGATTTATTTTCCGACTACCTACTGCCCACCCCCTAGTGAGTAATcgtctttttttaagaacagagctAGAGCTTACGGAAGAGGTTGATCTCAGTATCTCATTTGTCATGGCCCAAAGATAGACCAAACAGGCTTTAGCCCCCTTTTATTCATCCTGTCCAATTGTTTTTTCCAggtaaaacaaacaaggaagagttatttacagcAGTATATAAATACGCGGAGGCCTGAAAATGCTATACAAGGAAATAATTTTTAATCTATTTACTAACTGGACATTTTCAGAAGAATTAAATCCTCACTTTCACAACATTTGCTGTTTAATGTGGGATTCTGTATCTCTGGTTTCAGAAATGTGAGCTCCCAACTCTTTAATAGGCTCTGTGCCAGTGTTCTGTGCCACTGATTTTCAGGCATTTCAGAGACTAGTGAAACAGGATATATCTCCCCTGGCGTTCTCATTTGAGCAATAGGCAACTTTAAGCCTAACTAAAATGGACTAAAAATTGAGCCATCCAAGAAATGTGGAGTAACTAAccagttttttccttttttcattaaAGGATCATTTCTAGAGTACCAAATATTTCTGTTCAACTCCAGCATGAACCTCCTGCCCTGACTAATGAAATGTATTGTTTGATTGTGACAGTCCAGTCACATGAGAAGACAGTTGCCAAAGATGTGAAGCTCACGGCAGGTTTAAAACCAGGTATTTATTTCTGTCATGGTAGCATCTTAAGGGGTCCTTTTGTCCTAGTGATGGTACAAAGAGTTAACACAGAGAGCACACAGTCTAAATCTAGGATTTACACAAATCATGATAGGTCAATTAACAACAGCTAAACAGGATGGGAGTTAAGAGGTGGATAGGAGAATAGTGGAGACAGAGGTGTATGAACAAATGAGTGGTAACAAAGGTCTCATTCGCAGGTATTGCCAGCTTAACCAATACTAGACAGTAGTGTTTTGTGGGAATCAACAAAAAAGTcaggttttaaggagggatttaaaagagaattttctCGTGATCTAACAATACTGTAAAGTTACTTTTGACAACAAACAGAtggtaggtttgtttttttttttagctgagcTGCTAGCAAGTTTCAGTTACAGAATTAGATTTAAAAGTAATGTTTCAAATACACTTGTATTTTTCTGTTGGACAACATGGGACCAATCTTGTCCCATCTGAAATTATGGGACAGGGTAAAAGTTACATTCTAGGTAGCTTCACATAGTTACGTGCTGTTAGTTTGGATTTTGAATTCTTGATGTTATACCTATTGATGACAGTAGTCGTTGAGAAATACACTTTGCTTTGTATGGATAACTGCTAAAATGCATTTGTCTGTATATTATAATACAAGATCATGCAGAGTCTAATCCAAAGGCCATAGAAATGAGAGCCTTCCCACTGATCAACTTCATTGACGTTTTTCGATCAGATTCATAATTGAGTGTCTGACACCATATCTATGTGTTCCCCCTTACTCAGAGTCCGAACATTTTATACACAAGGTCATTATGGGCTTGCTGATTATTTAAGAAGAACTATCAAAATTTAACACTTCTGTTATAGGAAAGACTGTTTTCCATGTGACAAGGCATCCATGACATGTGATAGGCTGTGACCTCTGAGATGTTTTCATAACAAGTCATGGTCTTTGTAAACCCAGTCAACCCATAACTGAGCAAGATTCCCATGAATTTTTACTAATTGGGTCTTACATATGTTCAGTGTGTTAAAGTATGGAAGACCTTGTTCATTTAAAATATGGTATTGCAAAATAAAGGATATCTTGTTCACAATTTGACCCGTATGACTATGAATTGTACATTTCCCACCAAGCCCCTTCACCAATTGGCATAGGTTGCTGAAAGGCCATCAATCTGtgtacacacaaaaaaaaaattattctgtgATGCATTCATGTTGTAGTTTTGTGTCTTGCTATTGCTCATTTGGTTGAGGCATATGTCTGGTAGCAGTggtgattgattgtttttttgtGATGCGTACTTTAATATGCATAAATAGTGCCCGCTTGCCACGGTGATAAATTAACAGGATAATTATGTGGGTATAAAAACAGTATATTTGTATTCTAGGGCAAGATGCCAATCTGACTCAGAAAACTCATGTGACCCTTAATGGAACAGAAATCTGTGATGATTCTTATCCTGCATTACTTCCTGATATCCCTGTAGGAGATTTACAACCAGgagaaaaggtgaattttaattACTGCCCCCACTCCAATTAGGAAAATGTTTAATAGCTAAACTGAAAATGAACATTGGCTAGTAAAAATACTTTCATACAGATATCAGAAGGACCAGAATTTAGTTTCAGATGTGATGATGCCTAGTATCTGGGCTTCTATCTAATGTAGTAGTTGTTTTATTCAAGGGATGAGTCTTTGACTTCCTTACATTTTAGTTCTATGGGCTAGTTCGATGGAATGGGGTTGAGGGCTATGTGTGATACTAAGAGTGAAGAGATCTCATAAATATAGTTCAAGGAGGCTGATCTGGACTGTGAATCCTTTAACACAAAGTTATCTCAACTGTGTATTTGACAGACAGAAGATTTTTTTATTACTGCCTTAGTGTTAAGTTTAAGTACCTGAGCGTGCTGAAGAGTCTCTCAGAATTGTCAAGGTGGTTGGCACAGAGTGGACATTAGAGGGATTTCATATTGTGATATAAAGCTAAAGAGAAGGAAAGGGATAAAAGAAATGCTCAATTTTCATTCACTGCTTTGAAAGAAGAGAATGAATTCAGGATGCACTAGTTCTTCTGGTTGTGGGTTGACTTTGATGTGCTACATATCATTTAGGAGATGGCAAATATTAAAGAATCACACTATCTTCTGTAAGTGCACACTGGAAGTTTTGTAGGCTGTACTAATAATTTAACAGCCTGAGTGCTAAATCTTATAAGGATGCAGAGTTGAGTAACACATActggcttttaatttttttttatggaagtgaTGGTAGGAAGGGAGAAGGATTGGGTTCATGAAATGGACAGCAGTTAATGTCTGCTACAAAGAGTAATTGTCTTCCTACATTTCTCTACAGAGCAATACTGTAAAACTCATGTGGTTCAAACTAGGACTgtcaagcagttaaaaaaaattaattgcatttaATTGAGCGATTAAACAAATAATAGCatgtcatttatttaaatatttttggatgtttttgacattttcaaatatattgatttcaattacaacacagaatacaaagtgtacagtgcccactttttatttatttttgattagaagtatttgcactgttaaaaaaaaaaagaaatagtatttttcaattcacctaatacaagtactgtagtgcagtctctttatcatgaaagttgaacttacaaatatagaattatgtaccaaaaaacagcattaaaaaaataaaacaatgaaaattttaagagcctgcaagtccactcagtcctactttttgttcagccagttcacctcatacaatactgtagtgcaatctctttgttgtgaaagtgcaacttacaaatgtagaattttttttgttacataactctactcaaaaacaaaacaatgtaaaacttcagagcctacaagttcactacgtcctacttcttgttcagccaatcacacagacaaacaagtttgttgacatttgcaggagataatgctgcctgcttattgTTTACAATGTCtctagaaagtgagaacaggtatttgcatggcacttttgtagccagcgctgcaagatatttatatgccagatgtgctaaacattgtTATGGCAAATGACACCTAGTAATGGCTCCAGCCTACTAGTGTAAATAGCAGGAGAATATCTAGTGGAATGGCTGGAGTTGTGCTATTCTTGTATTGGTGTCACACTTTATGCTGCCAGTAGCCAGTGCTGAAGACAAGCAATTGTTGTCCATTATGGTTCCCCTAGTCTGTGTTAACTGAGGTACACTAAATGAGTGAAAGGGCAGCTCTGGACTTGCTGGTTGCATTTTGAGTACTATTTAACTAATTTTATCTTTATATTTTACAGCTGGAAAAAGCAGTATACATTCGTTGTGGAACAGTTGGTACCAGGATGTTTCTGGTTTATGTTTCCTATTTAATCAGTACTACTGTTGAGGACAAAGAGATAATCTGCAAGTGTCACAGGGTATGATCTGTTGAGTTCAGCAGTTTGGAATGACTCTTCATTTCATGTTAGTTCATATATGGAATGATTAAGGGATTTGGATTACTCGTGTGTGATTTTAAGAACGAGCCTAATTTCAATGGTGCCCACAGTCTGCCCATCCTGCAGGCGAGGGCCAAAGCAGATGATGctctggagagggctggggccggTGATGATGAATTCAGTTGCCTGTAATCTGATGTCAATATCTAGATTTGAAATTTAATACAATCTTTTCCCCCTCCGTGCAGGATGAAACTGTAACTATAGAAACTGTATTTCCCTTTGATGTTGCTGTTAAATTTGTTTCTTCAAAGGTATGTGTTTTGAAAATTGATTGACATATCTTAGAATCATGAAAATCTGAGTAAACAAATGTGACCAGTAAAATATTGATGcattctttctcttctcttggtaGTTCGAACACTTAGACAGAGTCTTTGCAGACATACCCTTTTTACTGATGACAGACATTCTGAGTGCTTCACCTTGGGCTCTGACTATTATAAATAGCCAGCTACAACTTTCAGCTTCCATGATACCAGTAGACCAACTGGAATCTTATGTGGAGAATGGTGAGAATTTAGATTATTATTGCTTCTTAAATAAGATATTTTGAGGAGAATGGAGTGGGAATTgggaagaaatacattttaataccTTATTGACAAATTCATTTGGAGTTTCTCTAAATTATTTGAAGTAATGTTAGCACTTTGAGCTGAACtcacaaagggggaaaaaaattaaaggtgAAACTTAGTTTGTACCCTGTTCAGCTGTTCCTAGTTATTTGACATGGAGAAGCATGGAAAGGTCTAATTTAGACAGTGGCAGATCTGAACTGGAATAAAGACCAATACAGAGTGTGAGTTAGGTAGCATTTTGCTTAGCACAGCTTTCTGAAAGTGGTTGTGGTGACTGAGTTCTCACTACTATATAAATTCTAAAATTTTATGAGTTTCTAAAATT
Encoded here:
- the TRAPPC11 gene encoding trafficking protein particle complex subunit 11 isoform X2; translation: MSPTQWDFPVELCCRPMAFVTLTGLDVVYNAVHRAVWDAFCANRRADRVPISFKVLPGDHEYPKCRTKRTSYEWYIPKGILKTGWMNKHLNLVPALVVVFYELDWDEPQWKEKQSECATRVEIVRQSLQGRNTKVAVVLIQKKTPLPPGEDVIASERAAALCNACDLSGKSLFVLPHTDHLVGYIIRLENAFYEHAQTYYYTEIRRVKSHKEFLNKTTHQLLFVRHQFKIAFFSELKQDTQNALKNYRTAYNLVHELRAHETNMLEIKTMAGFINYKICRLCFQHNTPLDAIAQFRKHIDLCKKKIGSAELAFEHAAWMSKQFQAFGDLFDEAIKLGLTAIQTQNPGFYYQQAAYYAQERKQLAIVLCNHDSSVSYPNPDPLETQTGVLDFYGQRSWRQGILSFDLSDPEKEKVGILALQLKEKNVPHSELIITLLSNAVAQFKKYKCPRMKSHLMVQMGEEYYYAKDYTKALKLLDYVMCEYRSEGWWTLLTSILTTALKCSYLMAHLKDYITYSLELLGRASTLKEDQKSRIEKNLIKVLMNESPDPEPDCDASAVKASQKLWTDRISLAGSNIFTIEVQDFVPFVQCKAKFLAPSFHVDVPVEFDIYLKADCPHPIRFSKLCVGFNNQEYNQYCVVEEAYQKSDVLEYSSQGPVCLVPGKTRKFTFKFVAKSEDVGKKIEITSVDLILGTETGRCVILNWRGGGGDAASSQEALQAARSFKRQPKLPDNEVHWDSLTIQANTMIISRVPNISVQLQHEPPALTNEMYCLIVTVQSHEKTVAKDVKLTAGLKPGQDANLTQKTHVTLNGTEICDDSYPALLPDIPVGDLQPGEKLEKAVYIRCGTVGTRMFLVYVSYLISTTVEDKEIICKCHRDETVTIETVFPFDVAVKFVSSKFEHLDRVFADIPFLLMTDILSASPWALTIINSQLQLSASMIPVDQLESYVENEHC